The Pseudomonas allokribbensis genome has a window encoding:
- a CDS encoding DUF721 domain-containing protein: MAFRPLTARAPAVLLREAKPLKAILGHAQRLGRLQRLLESQLQPAAREHCHVASWREGNLLLIVTDGHWATRLRYQQKRLQRQLQMFDEFANLTRIQFKVQPATVQRGAAGHTMDLSTDAAATIQSTADGISDPNLRAALERLAAHAKAKS, encoded by the coding sequence ATGGCATTTCGCCCTCTTACAGCCAGAGCGCCCGCCGTTCTGCTTCGCGAAGCCAAGCCGCTGAAAGCCATCCTCGGCCATGCCCAACGTCTGGGCCGTCTGCAACGCCTGCTCGAAAGCCAACTGCAACCCGCCGCCCGCGAGCATTGTCATGTCGCGTCGTGGCGTGAAGGCAATCTGTTGCTGATTGTCACCGATGGCCATTGGGCCACACGCCTGCGCTACCAGCAAAAACGCCTGCAACGGCAACTGCAGATGTTCGATGAGTTCGCCAACCTGACGCGGATTCAGTTCAAGGTCCAGCCGGCAACGGTGCAGCGCGGTGCAGCCGGGCACACGATGGACTTGTCGACGGATGCGGCGGCGACCATTCAGTCGACCGCCGACGGGATCAGTGATCCGAACCTGCGTGCGGCGCTGGAGCGTCTGGCGGCGCACGCTAAAGCCAAATCCTGA
- a CDS encoding helicase HerA-like domain-containing protein, with amino-acid sequence MPDSSQLVIGADLAGQPIAQAMRLANRHGLVAGATGTGKTVTLQRLAEAFSDAGVAVFAADIKGDLCGLGAAGNPQGKVAERIAGMPWLNYKPQAYPVTLWDIHGESGHPLRTTLSEMGPLLIGALLELTDSQQSALYAAFKVADREGLLLLDLKDLKALLNHLKDNPQLLGEDSALFTTGSSQALLRRLAILEQQGAEALFGEPALQLEDILQPAADGRGRIHLLDASRLVHEAPKVYATFLLWLLAELFEQLPERGDADKPLLALFFDEAHLLFGDTPKALQERLEQVVRLIRSKGVGVYFVTQSPGDLPDDVLAQLGLRVQHGLRAFTAKEQKSLRAVADGFRPNPAFDTLSVLTELGIGEALVGTLQEKGTPEMVQRVLVAPPQSRIGPLTETERTVLIAGSPFKGRYDKPIDRESAYEILMGRKGLAPEGEAAPGKPAVAEPSLADKAGEFLGTAAGQALKSAMRQAANSLGKQLVRGLMGSLLGGSKRR; translated from the coding sequence ATGCCTGACTCCTCGCAACTCGTTATCGGCGCCGATCTCGCCGGGCAACCGATCGCCCAGGCGATGCGCCTGGCCAACCGTCATGGACTGGTGGCCGGCGCGACCGGCACTGGCAAGACCGTCACCCTGCAACGGCTGGCTGAAGCGTTCAGTGACGCCGGGGTCGCGGTGTTCGCCGCCGACATCAAGGGTGACCTGTGCGGCCTCGGCGCCGCCGGCAATCCCCAGGGCAAGGTCGCCGAGCGCATCGCCGGCATGCCGTGGCTCAACTACAAGCCTCAGGCTTATCCCGTGACCTTGTGGGACATTCACGGTGAGTCCGGTCATCCGCTGCGCACCACGCTGAGCGAAATGGGGCCATTGTTGATCGGTGCCTTGCTGGAACTGACCGACAGCCAACAGTCGGCGCTCTACGCGGCGTTCAAGGTCGCGGATCGTGAAGGCCTGTTGTTGCTGGACCTGAAAGACTTGAAAGCGCTGCTCAATCACCTCAAGGACAACCCGCAGCTGCTAGGAGAGGATTCGGCGCTGTTTACCACCGGTTCCAGTCAGGCACTGTTGCGGCGTCTGGCGATCCTTGAGCAGCAGGGCGCCGAAGCGTTGTTCGGCGAGCCGGCGCTGCAACTGGAAGACATTCTGCAACCGGCTGCCGACGGTCGCGGGCGGATTCATTTGCTGGATGCCAGTCGTCTGGTGCATGAAGCGCCGAAGGTCTACGCGACGTTCCTGCTCTGGTTGCTCGCCGAGCTGTTCGAGCAATTGCCGGAACGAGGCGATGCCGACAAACCGTTGCTGGCGCTGTTCTTTGACGAAGCGCACTTGTTGTTCGGCGATACGCCCAAGGCCTTGCAGGAACGTCTGGAGCAGGTGGTGCGACTGATCCGTTCCAAGGGCGTCGGTGTGTATTTCGTCACCCAGTCGCCGGGCGATTTGCCGGACGATGTGCTGGCGCAACTGGGCCTGCGGGTCCAGCACGGTCTGCGGGCATTCACCGCCAAGGAGCAGAAATCCCTGCGGGCGGTGGCGGATGGCTTCCGGCCGAATCCGGCGTTCGATACGTTGTCGGTGTTGACTGAACTCGGGATTGGCGAGGCGCTGGTCGGCACCTTGCAGGAAAAAGGCACGCCGGAAATGGTCCAGCGGGTGCTGGTGGCGCCGCCGCAATCGCGGATCGGGCCGTTGACCGAGACCGAACGCACCGTGCTGATTGCCGGTTCGCCGTTCAAGGGTCGCTATGACAAGCCAATCGATCGAGAGTCGGCCTATGAAATCCTGATGGGGCGCAAGGGGCTGGCGCCGGAAGGTGAAGCGGCACCCGGCAAACCGGCAGTCGCGGAGCCAAGCCTGGCGGACAAGGCCGGGGAGTTCCTCGGGACGGCAGCGGGGCAGGCGCTCAAGTCGGCGATGCGCCAGGCAGCGAATTCGCTGGGTAAACAGTTGGTGCGCGGCCTGATGGGTTCTCTGCTCGGTGGCAGTAAACGTCGATAA
- a CDS encoding methyl-accepting chemotaxis protein: MYNSDQQASRTNSVAAAINQLGAAAQEIARNAAQASTQASDARGLAEDGQQVVDRSIKAMNQLSSMLSASSSNIESLNSKTVNIGQILEVITSISQQTNLLALNAAIEAARAGEAGRGFAVVADEVRNLAHRTQESAQQVQAMIEELQVGARESVSTMSDSQRHSQESVDIANLAGERLNSVTQRIGEIDGMNQSVATATEEQTAVVESINVDITEINTLNQEGVENLQATLRACSDLEQQASRLKQLVGSFRI; encoded by the coding sequence ATGTACAACTCCGACCAGCAAGCCTCGCGCACCAACAGCGTGGCCGCCGCGATCAACCAGCTCGGTGCCGCCGCTCAGGAAATCGCCCGCAACGCCGCGCAAGCCTCGACCCAGGCCAGCGACGCCCGTGGCCTGGCCGAAGACGGCCAGCAAGTGGTGGATCGCAGCATCAAGGCAATGAATCAACTGTCGAGCATGCTCAGCGCGTCGAGCAGCAACATCGAATCGCTGAACAGCAAAACCGTGAACATCGGCCAGATTCTCGAAGTGATCACCAGCATTTCCCAGCAGACCAACCTGCTCGCGCTCAACGCCGCCATCGAAGCAGCGCGGGCCGGTGAAGCCGGGCGCGGGTTTGCGGTGGTGGCGGACGAAGTGCGCAACCTTGCCCACCGCACTCAGGAATCGGCGCAACAGGTGCAGGCCATGATCGAGGAGCTGCAAGTCGGCGCCCGCGAATCCGTCAGCACCATGAGCGACAGCCAGCGCCACAGCCAGGAGAGCGTGGACATCGCCAACCTCGCCGGCGAGCGCCTGAACAGCGTGACCCAGCGGATCGGCGAGATCGACGGCATGAACCAGTCGGTGGCCACCGCCACCGAGGAACAGACCGCCGTGGTCGAGTCGATCAACGTCGACATCACCGAGATCAATACGCTGAACCAGGAAGGCGTGGAGAACCTGCAGGCGACATTGCGCGCCTGCTCGGATCTGGAGCAACAGGCTTCGCGCCTGAAACAACTGGTCGGCAGCTTCCGCATTTAA
- a CDS encoding lysylphosphatidylglycerol synthase transmembrane domain-containing protein, with product MSRGILLLIGLLAAVLIPSLLGGGETWTRLQAFPLHWLSILLAMILLCWGINTLRLRLLLGDQRERVTPLKSLGVVMAAEFAWCATPGGTGGPLTIMALLARSGVRPARGSAVFAMDQLSDLLFFLCALGGILIYALFQHLSDRMEWLLTVSAISLFGGLFSCVLVARYHRTLIRLSGRLLARMNVQPATRWRWARKLLHFLAAFTDALKLPRQTLFKVFALTCVHWSLRYSVLYLALRGLGADVQWAWTFLIQMLSLGAGQFSLLPGGAGAAELTSAALLAPMVGASTAAAAILIWRAMTFYFYLLVGGPIFMLMLGRPLLRKLMKVRQA from the coding sequence ATGAGTCGCGGCATTCTGTTGCTGATCGGTCTGCTGGCGGCGGTGCTGATCCCTTCTTTACTGGGCGGCGGTGAAACCTGGACCCGGCTGCAAGCCTTTCCTCTGCACTGGCTGTCGATCCTGCTGGCCATGATTCTGCTCTGTTGGGGCATCAATACCTTGCGCCTGAGATTGCTGCTCGGCGATCAGCGTGAACGGGTCACACCGCTGAAAAGCCTCGGCGTGGTCATGGCCGCCGAATTCGCCTGGTGCGCCACACCCGGCGGCACTGGCGGGCCGCTGACGATCATGGCGCTGCTGGCCCGCAGCGGCGTGCGCCCGGCCCGGGGCAGCGCGGTGTTTGCGATGGATCAGTTGAGCGACTTGCTGTTCTTCCTGTGTGCGCTGGGCGGGATTCTGATTTATGCGCTGTTCCAGCATCTGAGCGACCGGATGGAATGGCTGCTGACTGTCAGCGCCATATCGCTGTTCGGCGGGCTGTTCAGTTGTGTGCTGGTGGCGCGTTATCACCGCACGCTGATTCGCTTGAGTGGCCGGCTGCTGGCGCGCATGAACGTGCAACCCGCTACGAGGTGGCGCTGGGCGCGCAAGCTGCTGCATTTTCTCGCGGCGTTCACCGATGCCCTGAAACTGCCGCGACAGACACTGTTCAAGGTGTTTGCCTTGACCTGCGTGCATTGGTCGCTGCGTTACAGCGTGCTGTATCTGGCGCTGCGCGGGCTGGGGGCGGACGTGCAGTGGGCCTGGACGTTCCTGATTCAGATGCTTTCGCTGGGAGCGGGACAATTCAGCCTGTTGCCGGGAGGTGCCGGGGCGGCGGAGCTGACCTCGGCGGCACTGCTGGCGCCCATGGTCGGGGCTTCGACCGCTGCGGCGGCGATTCTGATCTGGCGGGCGATGACGTTTTACTTCTACCTGCTGGTCGGCGGGCCGATTTTTATGCTGATGCTCGGGCGTCCGCTGCTCAGGAAGCTGATGAAGGTGCGGCAGGCTTAG
- the purU gene encoding formyltetrahydrofolate deformylase codes for MRTFRLVISCPDRVGIVAKVSNFLAAHNGWITEASHHSDNQVGWFFMRHEIRADSLPFGIEVLREKFAPIAEEFSMDWRITDTEQKKRVVLMASRESHCLADLLHRWHSDELDCEISCVISNHDDLRSMVEWHGIPYYHVPVNPQDKQPAFDEVSRLVKQHDAEVVVLARYMQILPPDMCREYAHKVINIHHSFLPSFVGAKPYHQASLRGVKLIGATCHYVTEELDAGPIIEQDVVRVSHSDSIEDMVRFGRDVEKMVLARGLRYHLEDRVLVHGNKTVVF; via the coding sequence ATGCGCACTTTTCGGCTGGTGATTTCTTGCCCGGACCGCGTTGGCATCGTTGCCAAAGTCAGTAACTTTCTGGCGGCCCACAATGGCTGGATCACCGAAGCGAGCCACCACTCGGACAATCAGGTCGGCTGGTTCTTCATGCGTCACGAAATCCGTGCCGATTCCCTGCCTTTCGGTATCGAGGTGTTGCGCGAGAAGTTTGCACCGATCGCCGAAGAGTTCTCGATGGACTGGCGCATCACCGACACCGAGCAGAAAAAACGCGTGGTGCTGATGGCCAGCCGTGAGTCCCACTGCCTGGCCGACCTGCTGCACCGCTGGCACAGCGATGAACTCGATTGCGAGATCTCCTGCGTGATTTCCAACCACGATGACCTGCGCAGCATGGTCGAGTGGCACGGCATTCCTTATTACCACGTCCCGGTCAATCCGCAGGACAAGCAACCGGCCTTCGACGAAGTGTCGCGCCTGGTCAAGCAGCACGATGCCGAAGTGGTGGTGCTGGCGCGCTACATGCAGATCCTGCCGCCGGACATGTGCCGCGAATATGCGCACAAGGTCATCAACATTCACCACAGCTTCCTGCCGTCGTTCGTCGGCGCCAAGCCGTATCACCAGGCGTCGCTGCGCGGCGTGAAGCTGATCGGTGCGACCTGCCACTACGTGACCGAAGAGCTGGACGCCGGCCCGATCATCGAGCAGGACGTGGTGCGTGTCAGCCACAGCGACAGCATCGAAGACATGGTGCGTTTCGGCCGTGACGTCGAGAAGATGGTGTTGGCCCGTGGCCTGCGTTATCACCTTGAAGACCGCGTGCTGGTGCACGGCAACAAGACCGTCGTGTTCTGA
- the mvaT gene encoding histone-like nucleoid-structuring protein MvaT: MSLINEYRATEEAIKELQARLKNLSQDDKLQTELEFEGKLRTLMGEYSKSLRDIIALLDPESKTKAPRGGAVKTTGTKRARKVKQYKNPHNGEVIETKGGNHKTLKEWKAKWGGDVVEGWATLLG; the protein is encoded by the coding sequence ATGTCCTTGATCAACGAATATCGTGCCACCGAAGAAGCAATCAAAGAGCTGCAAGCCCGTTTGAAGAACCTGTCGCAAGACGACAAACTGCAAACCGAGCTGGAATTCGAAGGCAAACTGCGCACCCTGATGGGCGAATACTCCAAATCCCTGCGTGACATCATCGCGCTGTTGGATCCAGAGTCCAAAACCAAGGCCCCACGTGGCGGCGCAGTAAAAACTACCGGCACCAAGCGTGCTCGCAAAGTTAAACAATACAAAAACCCGCACAACGGTGAAGTCATCGAAACCAAAGGTGGCAACCACAAGACTCTGAAAGAGTGGAAAGCCAAGTGGGGCGGTGACGTGGTTGAAGGCTGGGCTACCCTGCTGGGCTAA
- the sbcB gene encoding exodeoxyribonuclease I: MTSIFWYDYETTGINPRCDRPLQVAGIRTDHELNEIDAPVNLYCQPSEDILPHPAACAITGITPSRLAEHGLSEADFMTRVHAQLAAPGTCGAGYNTLRFDDEMTRYSLYRNFFDPYAREWQGGNSRWDLIDVVRAAYALRPDGLVWPTDDEGKVTLKLERLTAANNIDHGNAHEALSDVRATIALARLIREKQPKLYDWLFQLRSKQKVMDQIRLLQPMVHISGRFSAARSYVGVVLPLAWHPRNKNALIVCDLHLDPQGLLDLDAQTLRQRLYTRRDDLAEGELPVPLKLIHINKCPVVAPLSVLRAEDQQRLGLDMALYQTRALRLSDAQQVWKDKVAAIYASEDFTPSEDPEQQLYDGFIGDRDRRLCEQVRTADPAQLAREQWPFDDERLPELLFRYRARNFPDTLNFEEQERWQIFCRQRLSEPEWGAPNTLQSFTEAAEQWLLSATPLQREVLVEWQNYVQALRKRLNL, encoded by the coding sequence GTGACTTCCATCTTCTGGTACGACTACGAAACCACCGGCATCAATCCCCGATGTGACCGTCCGTTGCAGGTGGCCGGGATCCGCACCGACCACGAACTCAACGAAATCGACGCGCCGGTCAATCTTTACTGCCAGCCCAGCGAAGACATCCTGCCGCACCCGGCGGCGTGCGCAATCACCGGTATCACCCCGAGCCGTCTCGCCGAGCACGGCTTGAGCGAAGCTGATTTCATGACCCGGGTTCACGCCCAGCTAGCGGCTCCCGGCACTTGCGGTGCGGGGTACAACACCTTGCGCTTCGACGACGAGATGACCCGCTACAGCCTGTATCGCAACTTTTTCGATCCGTATGCCCGTGAATGGCAGGGCGGCAACAGTCGCTGGGATCTGATCGATGTGGTGCGCGCTGCTTATGCGTTGCGCCCCGATGGTCTGGTCTGGCCGACCGATGATGAAGGCAAGGTCACGCTCAAGCTCGAGCGCCTGACCGCCGCCAACAACATCGATCACGGCAATGCCCACGAGGCGTTGTCGGACGTGCGCGCCACCATCGCCCTGGCCCGGTTGATCCGCGAGAAACAGCCGAAACTGTATGACTGGCTGTTCCAGTTGCGCAGCAAGCAGAAGGTCATGGACCAGATTCGCCTGTTGCAGCCGATGGTGCACATTTCCGGACGCTTCTCGGCGGCGCGCAGTTATGTCGGTGTGGTGCTGCCACTGGCCTGGCATCCGCGCAACAAGAACGCGTTGATTGTCTGTGATCTGCACCTGGACCCGCAGGGCCTGCTGGATCTGGATGCGCAGACATTGCGTCAACGCCTGTATACCCGTCGTGATGATCTGGCCGAAGGCGAGTTGCCGGTGCCGCTCAAGCTTATTCACATCAACAAGTGCCCGGTGGTGGCGCCGTTGTCGGTGCTGAGAGCTGAAGATCAGCAGCGTCTGGGTCTGGACATGGCGCTGTATCAGACGCGTGCATTGCGACTAAGTGACGCACAACAAGTTTGGAAAGATAAAGTCGCGGCGATTTATGCCAGCGAAGATTTCACCCCGAGTGAAGATCCCGAACAACAGTTGTACGACGGATTTATCGGTGATCGTGACCGGCGACTATGTGAGCAAGTGAGGACGGCAGATCCTGCTCAATTAGCGCGAGAGCAATGGCCGTTCGATGACGAACGTTTGCCTGAATTGTTGTTTCGATATCGAGCGCGTAACTTTCCGGATACGTTGAATTTCGAAGAGCAAGAACGGTGGCAAATCTTTTGTCGGCAGCGCTTGTCCGAGCCTGAATGGGGGGCTCCTAATACCTTGCAATCTTTTACAGAGGCCGCAGAGCAATGGCTGCTTAGTGCCACGCCATTACAGCGCGAGGTGCTGGTTGAATGGCAGAATTATGTCCAGGCATTGCGCAAACGTTTGAATCTTTGA